The DNA window TCAAGAGCCGTGGAGGGAGCTGAAGATGATGAAGAGGCCGCTGTTCGTGATCTACAGGCAGCCGGTTTGACGAAAAACGATATCGTCATTGGCATTGCAGCGAGCGGCCGAACGCCATATGTCGTCAGTGCACTTCGTTACGCCAAACAAATCGGGGCATCGACCGGAAGCATTGCCTGCAATAAAGGAGCGGTCATCAGCCAGTATGCCGATGCGGCAGTGGAAATCGAAACAGGGCCGGAAGTATTGACCGGTTCAACGAGGCTAAAAGCGGGAACGGCGCAAAAAATGGTGCTGAACATGATTTCGACTGCTTCGATGGTTGGCATCGGCAAAGTATACGGCAACTGGATGGTCGACGTGCAGGCGACAAATGAAAAGCTCAAAGAGCGGGCGAAGCGGATTATGATGGAAACGACGGGAGTGAGCGCTGAAGAGGCGTCACGCTATTATGAACAAGCCAACGGGGAGGTGAAAACAGCGATCGTGATGATTTTGCGCCAATGTGGTTATGAAGAGGCAAAAGAACGGCTGCAACAAGCCGAGGGGTTTGTACGTAAAGCGCTTGAATAACGAATAAGGGGGAGAGAAACCATCATGAATCGAGAACAACAAATGGCGGCATCAATACTTCAACATGTTGGAGGAAAAGAAAACATCACCCGCATAGCCCATTGCATGACGCGGGTGCGCGTGTCGCTGCGCGATCCGGGCAAAGTGAACATGGACGCCTTAAAACAGATCGAAGGGGTCATGGGAGTCATTGAGGATGAGACTTTGCAAATCGTCGTTGGCCCGGGCGTGGTCAATAAAGTGGCGGCTGCGCTATGCGAGCTTACCGGTCTAGAGCTTGGAGAAGTGATCGAAGATGGGATGGAGGACATCGCAGAGCAGACAAAAGCAAAAGTGAAAGCGCGCCAGCAAACGCCGTTAAAGCGATTGCTTCGCAAAATCGGCAGCATCTTCATCCCGCTCATTCCCGGGTTGGTGGCGTCAGGGATTATTAACGGCATCGCCAACTTTGCGAAAAACGCCGGTGTGGATCCGCAGACGACATGGCTGCAACTGTTGCTTTTGATAGGCGGCGGGATTTTTGCTTCGCTTGGCGTGTTAGTCGGATATAATACAGCGAAAGAGTTTGGCGGCACCCCTGTATTAGGGGCGATTGCCGGTATTCTCGTATTCAACCCGGCGCTGGCTGATATCAAACTATTTGGGGAAGCGCTTACGCCCGGAAGGGGAGGATTGTTTGCCGTTTTGCTTGCCGCTTGGCTCATGGCGGTAGTCGAAAAACGGGTGCGTTCGTTTGTGCCGAATGCGGTCGATATTATTGTCACGCCGCTCATTACCGTGTTAATCGTCTGCCTGTTCACCTTGATCGCGGTACAGCCGCTTGCCGGATGGTTGTCGTTAGCGATTACAAGCGGGTTGAAAGCGGTGCTTGACATCGGTGGAGTAGTCGCTGGTGCTGTGTTGGCCGGAACGTTTTTGCCGCTCGTGATGGTTGGATTGCATCACGGATTAACCCCGATTCATATGGAGTTGATTCAAAAATTGGGCTCGACACCGCTACTGCCGGTATTGGCGATGGCCGGAGCTGGTCAAGTCGGGGCGGCGATGGCCGTGTATGTCAAAACAAAAAACAAGCGGCTTCGCAACATTATCAAAGGGGCGTTGCCGGTTGGATTTTTAGGCATCGGGGAACCGCTGTTGTACGGGGTGACATTGCCGCTTGGGCGGCCGTTTGTTACTGCGTGCCTTGGGGCGGCCGTCGGCGGTGCATTTCAAGCAGTGATGAAAACAGCGGCGTTTGGCATTGGCGTATCCGGACTGTCACTCATCCCCCTTATTGCGGATGGAAAGTATGTGATTTATTTCATCGGGCTCGTCATTTCGTACACGTTTGGGTTCCTATTTACGTATTGGTTCGGGTTTAAAGAAGAAATGGCGGCGCATATCTAGTGAGGGATGACAATGCTTTCTTTTTCGTTTTATCTTTTTCAGCCGCTCGAGCAAATCGAAGAAACATTTCAGCTTGCAGCGCGGTTTGGAGCGAAACAGTTGTTCACCTCGCTGCATGTTTCAAAAGGCCAAGAGCTTAGGGAGCGAAAAAAACTTGATCATATCCGCCAGTTTGCTTTCCGCTATGGCATCGGGGTCGTGGCTGATGCCACCCCCGCCGTCATGGCGCGTCTGTCAGCCGACACCGACATCGGGGCGGCGCTCGGGCGTTGGGGGATTGTCGGGCTGCGGTTGGATGACGGCTTTTCTATGAAAGAAGCCGCTTCGTTGTCCAAACAAGTGAGTGTCGTGTTGAACGCCAGTACGATGACAGAACGGGAATGCAAAGAGCTGGCCTCTTATCAAGCGGACGAATCCAATGTGGAGGCATGGCATAATTTTTATCCCCGCCCGGAAACAGGGCTGGGAGGGGAGACGATGTTGGCGCAAAATCAACGGTTGCGCCGGTATGGCATTGAGACGATCGGCGCGTTTATTCCTGGTGATGCAAAAAAGCGTGGGCCGCTTTATGAAGGGTTGCCGACGTTAGAAGCCCACCGGAAAGCTGACCCCGTCTACGCCTATATCGAACTAGTGGAAACCTATGGGATAAAGAAGGTGTTTATCGGCGACCTCGCCGTATCGGATGGGGTGCTTAGGCGCATGGATTGGGTGCGGTCAGGCGTTATCCCCATCCGCTACCGGCCGATTGTTGGAGCAGGTTGGTTGTCTTTGGTCGAAACAGTGCATACGAACCGGCGCGATGCGGCTCGCGATGTAATTCGTTCCGTTGAATCGCGTTGCTCCATTGCATGGCCGCAGGAAGCGCTGCATCCCATCCCCGCCGAGCCTCGTCGAACAGGCAGCATCACGATTGACAACGAACGGTACGGCCGTTACGCCGGTGAATTGCAGATGGCTTTGGTCGATCTCCCGGCTGATGATAGAGTCAATGTCATCGGTCAGGTGATCGAGGAAGATATGCCGTTGCTTCGGTACATTCGCGGCGGCCGACGATTTTGTCTCATTCGCTGCTAGCGGGGAGCCCCGTCGGCCGCTGGCGTGATGAAGATATAGGGAGATGGCTGCCCGATTCTTCGTCGCGCCTTGGTGCAACGAGGGCAAGCCCATGGCCTGCCCTCGACGTTGAAAAGGCGTACCATCACGCACTAGATTCGTTTCAGTTCGAGAAAAAAGCGGTTAAAAATTTCCGCGCATCCATCCGGCATTCCGTCTCGTTCTGGTCTCGCTCGAGTTCTTTCATGCGCTGGTGGATGTCCGCAAAATCAAACGGTCTTGGCGCGAAATGCTCAAACGTCGGGTTCGTGTAATCGGTCAGGCCGAGGGAAGAGAGGGGAAATGCCTGCAAGATGAGCCGACGGACATGCTGTTCCATCAATGGTGCTTCTTTGCTCGTTTCCGCAGACGGCCGACGGATGCGGCGCGGTCTTCCACTGATCGTTTTGAATAGTCAGGCAAATTCCTTTGCAAAGAAACAGCTGAGGATTATAATGAGAGAGTAATCTATTTGGCATTGATTGCATTAAAGGGGAGGGGAAGGAAAATGAAGTACCGAAAACTCGGCCGCACCGGGCTTAAGGTGAGCGAAATCAGTTTAGGCAGCTGGCTTACATATGGAAATTCCGTAGAAAAAGAAACCGCCATCCGCGTCATTGACAAAGCGTATGAGTTGGGCATCAATTCGTTTGACACGGCGAATGTGTATGCGCGCGGGGAAGCGGAAAACATCGTCGGCGAGGCGCTCCGCAAATACCCGCGCGAGTCGTACGTCTTGGCAACGAAAGTGTTTTGGCCGATGGGCGACGGCCCGAACGACCGCGGTCTATCGCGCAAGCATGTGTTTGAGCAGCTCCATGCGAGCTTAAAGCGGCTGCAACTGGATTATGTCGATATCTACTACTGCCACCGCTATGACAAAGAGACGCCGGTCGATGAAACGCTGCGCACGATCGACGACCTCGTCCGTCAAGGAAAAGTGCTCTATGTGGGCGTCAGCGAATGGACAGCCCAGCAAATTCAAGAAGCGCTCGGCACCGCCGACCGCTATTTGCTCGACCGAGTCGTCGTCAACCAGCCGCAATACAACATGTTCCACCGCTACATCGAAAAAGAAGTCATTCCGGTGTGCGAACAAAACGGCATCAGCCAAATCGTTTTCTCGCCGCTCGCTCAAGGGGTGCTGACCGGCAAATACAAACGAGGGCAAGCGTTGCCAGCTGACAGCCGCGCCGCCGATCCGAAAGCGAACACGTTCATCCAAGGATTGCTCAATGACGAAGTGTTAATGAAAGTGGAACAGCTCGAAAAAGTTGCTGCTGAGCTCGGCATTACGTTATCGCAGCTTGCTCTCGCCTGGGTATTGCGCCAGCCGAACGTTGCCAGCGCCTTAATCGGCGCCAGCCGCCCGGAACAAGTGGAAGAAAACGTCAAGGCGGTCGATGTTGCGTTAAGCGAAGAGGTGCTGGAGAAAATTGAGGGGATTTTAGCGTAAAAGGGGACTATAAGAAAAAATTAGGGCCATCCTTTCGAAGACATAGTGTATTCGAAAGGATGGTATTTTTTATGGTTATGGATATAAGTTAAGGAGGGCGGCCTATTTTAAAAGGCGAGTTTATGTCCTCCTTCAGTTTGATCCTAATAAACTTAGAACGAGACTTATAACCAAATGCCCCATATAAGTGGGAGGGGAAAAATCCACTTTTCTATTGACTATTCGGAAAGTTTAAATTAATATAAAAATAACAAATCGAATGTACTACATTAAAAAATATAGTTTTATAATATAAAACTATATTGTTTTTTTATATGATTTTTAAAACCTTGTTTTACTATATAAAACCATTGAACTGTACTTATGTCCGCTTGAACAGTCTCCTTTCCATTGCTGCGGAAGTCGTAAAAAACCATATTTTGAAAGCGCTTAAAATCAACTTTTTCCTGTGGGCTAGCTTTAAATTTTATATAAAAACAAGTTGCAAAGGAGTTGGTAGTTAGTGAAAAGGATGGCAATTT is part of the Geobacillus sp. 46C-IIa genome and encodes:
- the murQ gene encoding N-acetylmuramic acid 6-phosphate etherase — encoded protein: MFEHLATEQRNEKTKHLDGMTTREILHVMNEEDQAAVVAVSKQLDCIEKIVHLVIAAFRRGGRLIYVGAGTSGRLGLLDAVECPPTFGTEPSMVQAILAGGIKAVSRAVEGAEDDEEAAVRDLQAAGLTKNDIVIGIAASGRTPYVVSALRYAKQIGASTGSIACNKGAVISQYADAAVEIETGPEVLTGSTRLKAGTAQKMVLNMISTASMVGIGKVYGNWMVDVQATNEKLKERAKRIMMETTGVSAEEASRYYEQANGEVKTAIVMILRQCGYEEAKERLQQAEGFVRKALE
- a CDS encoding PTS transporter subunit EIIC, with amino-acid sequence MNREQQMAASILQHVGGKENITRIAHCMTRVRVSLRDPGKVNMDALKQIEGVMGVIEDETLQIVVGPGVVNKVAAALCELTGLELGEVIEDGMEDIAEQTKAKVKARQQTPLKRLLRKIGSIFIPLIPGLVASGIINGIANFAKNAGVDPQTTWLQLLLLIGGGIFASLGVLVGYNTAKEFGGTPVLGAIAGILVFNPALADIKLFGEALTPGRGGLFAVLLAAWLMAVVEKRVRSFVPNAVDIIVTPLITVLIVCLFTLIAVQPLAGWLSLAITSGLKAVLDIGGVVAGAVLAGTFLPLVMVGLHHGLTPIHMELIQKLGSTPLLPVLAMAGAGQVGAAMAVYVKTKNKRLRNIIKGALPVGFLGIGEPLLYGVTLPLGRPFVTACLGAAVGGAFQAVMKTAAFGIGVSGLSLIPLIADGKYVIYFIGLVISYTFGFLFTYWFGFKEEMAAHI
- a CDS encoding MupG family TIM beta-alpha barrel fold protein, which produces MLSFSFYLFQPLEQIEETFQLAARFGAKQLFTSLHVSKGQELRERKKLDHIRQFAFRYGIGVVADATPAVMARLSADTDIGAALGRWGIVGLRLDDGFSMKEAASLSKQVSVVLNASTMTERECKELASYQADESNVEAWHNFYPRPETGLGGETMLAQNQRLRRYGIETIGAFIPGDAKKRGPLYEGLPTLEAHRKADPVYAYIELVETYGIKKVFIGDLAVSDGVLRRMDWVRSGVIPIRYRPIVGAGWLSLVETVHTNRRDAARDVIRSVESRCSIAWPQEALHPIPAEPRRTGSITIDNERYGRYAGELQMALVDLPADDRVNVIGQVIEEDMPLLRYIRGGRRFCLIRC
- a CDS encoding aldo/keto reductase family protein, producing the protein MKYRKLGRTGLKVSEISLGSWLTYGNSVEKETAIRVIDKAYELGINSFDTANVYARGEAENIVGEALRKYPRESYVLATKVFWPMGDGPNDRGLSRKHVFEQLHASLKRLQLDYVDIYYCHRYDKETPVDETLRTIDDLVRQGKVLYVGVSEWTAQQIQEALGTADRYLLDRVVVNQPQYNMFHRYIEKEVIPVCEQNGISQIVFSPLAQGVLTGKYKRGQALPADSRAADPKANTFIQGLLNDEVLMKVEQLEKVAAELGITLSQLALAWVLRQPNVASALIGASRPEQVEENVKAVDVALSEEVLEKIEGILA